The DNA window CAATTAGGgagaaaaaaacacaaaagcaaaattaaaactGGTAGCCAGATGGCGGGTTCCACGAACCTGCTTCTTCCTGCTGCAATTTCTGAAACGGTCTCTTTTTCGCTGAAGAAGGCTGACAAGTCTAATttccctcttcttcttcttctctctcattaataaatttcttttcattacAAATCCCCACCACTTTTCAAATCTCCAGGTAacatcaatataataaaaaacaaagccTTTATTACAACAAGAATACAAAAAGCTCTCTCCGGAAGCGTATCtcagtttcaattttcaattgtaTGGACGGTTGTGTTTCTCTTTCATCCAATTCGACGGTCAGattcatctctttttcttttctttttttttttttttccgttatTATTTCTCTCTGTTTCGTAGGGTTTTGCTTTATTTAGGTTTTGATGATGAAGTTGTTCTGTGGTGAAGAGATAAATTGAAATTAGCCTTGGATCTACTGTTATTTACTGACTTGCCCCTCCTAAATGCTTTCTCCTGGTCGTCCTTTCTACGAAGAACAGGCATCATGAGTGGTGTTCTTCTTCGgcttatcatcatcatcacttcCCCATCACGCGACTTCTTTATGCAAATTcctccttcttcttctgcttcttggATATGGGGTGTGCAGGATCCAAAATCGATGACTTACCGCTTGTGACGCTCTGCCGAGAACGGAAGCAGCTTCTTAAAGAAGCGTCCGAACACCGCTACGCATTCGCTGCTTCACACTTGTCGTATTTCTGTTCGCTAAAGGAAGTTGGTGACGCGTTTCGAAAGTTCGTGGAGGAAGAGCTTGTGACTGGAGGTTCTGGATCTTCCCCAGACTCTCCGGTTCTCACCTTGCCGTCCGACGAAGGCAAATCCTCGTCCAAGCAAAGGAAAATCCGGAACTCGTCTTCCTCCACCTCGATTTCTCATTCGGCTGATGATAGATTGAAAGAGGAGGAAATACATGAAGATTCGCATTTGCATTTGTCTTCCGGATCGGATTTAGATACGGACTCGGATTCAGGTCATATCCATATAAAGGAGAGCGACGAAGAAGGTGGACATGAACATGAACATCACCATGAACAAGATGAGCCATCTTCTTCTTCGTACAATGGTTTCAATTATCCGTATTATTATGCGCAGCAAAACTTTGCTTACCCTCCAAATCAAGAAGACTTTTCTTACCCTCCAACCGAACAAAACTTTGCTTATCCTCCAAATCAACAAGACTTTTCATACCCTCCAACCGAACAAAACTTTGCTTATCCTCCAAATCAACAGAACTGGGAATACCCTCCAAATCAACAAGATTGGGCATACCCTCCAAATCGGAACTACAACAtgtattatatgaaaaaatctgCTACACCGGCGAAGTCTGTTGTATACGAGGAGCCCGAGCGACATTATACTGGGTCCAGCTATGGATATGGCTACGGTGGGCCGGGTTATCCGCCTATGTATCAGAATGGTGGGTTTTTCGGGTTCTCAATGGGTTCACCTCCAGCAAATGATCAGCAGACGAGTCCACCAGCTAAGCCGCAGCCACCTCCCTCGCCGCCCAGGGTGTCCACGTGGGATTATCTGAATGTGTTCGACGCTTATGATAATAGTAACAATTATGGTATGTACCCGGGTTCATTTGGATACGGGTACGGGTCCAATGCGAGTAGTCCAGATTCGACTGTGGTGAGGGAGAGAGAAGGTATACCACCTTTGGAAGATGAGACACAGCCAgaagtttataaaaatgaaaaaaagaaaaatataataaacgaGGAAATGAATGTAAACGTGAAAAGTGGTAGTAATAATAAACACAAGAATGTGAACTTTGGAGAGGGAACTTCTAGGTCAGTCCCTGTGCAAAACATTAGTAATGAGTCACCGATTATTGAGAAAGCAGAGCCTAAAGAGGTTAAGAACAATAGTGGTAGTAGTATTGAAAGTATTGTTTCAAAGGGTTCTGAAGAGGGACATATGAGAAAAAAGGGGGTGACTTTTGAGGTTGAGGACTCACCAATTTCTACTGTTGATATTGAATCTTCAAAGCTCAGTAGTTTAACTCCATTGTCAGTTCATGGAACAAGGGAACTTCAGGAGGTGGTAAAGGAAATCAGGGATGAGTTTGAGATTGCTTCAAGTCATGGAAAAGAGGTTGCAATGTTGCTTGAGGTCGGAAAGTTG is part of the Mangifera indica cultivar Alphonso unplaced genomic scaffold, CATAS_Mindica_2.1 Un_0064, whole genome shotgun sequence genome and encodes:
- the LOC123207164 gene encoding nitrate regulatory gene2 protein-like, which encodes MGCAGSKIDDLPLVTLCRERKQLLKEASEHRYAFAASHLSYFCSLKEVGDAFRKFVEEELVTGGSGSSPDSPVLTLPSDEGKSSSKQRKIRNSSSSTSISHSADDRLKEEEIHEDSHLHLSSGSDLDTDSDSGHIHIKESDEEGGHEHEHHHEQDEPSSSSYNGFNYPYYYAQQNFAYPPNQEDFSYPPTEQNFAYPPNQQDFSYPPTEQNFAYPPNQQNWEYPPNQQDWAYPPNRNYNMYYMKKSATPAKSVVYEEPERHYTGSSYGYGYGGPGYPPMYQNGGFFGFSMGSPPANDQQTSPPAKPQPPPSPPRVSTWDYLNVFDAYDNSNNYGMYPGSFGYGYGSNASSPDSTVVREREGIPPLEDETQPEVYKNEKKKNIINEEMNVNVKSGSNNKHKNVNFGEGTSRSVPVQNISNESPIIEKAEPKEVKNNSGSSIESIVSKGSEEGHMRKKGVTFEVEDSPISTVDIESSKLSSLTPLSVHGTRELQEVVKEIRDEFEIASSHGKEVAMLLEVGKLPYQRRTSPLLKVIFSRIMYLVAPFMLSSHPPPRGSARLSSRTMKMAKAYCGDPRKDFDIKSANLSSTLEKLYAWEKKLYKEVKDEEKLRVTYEKQCRRLRMLDDRGAESSKIDATQDSIRKLLTKINVCIRAVDSISSRIHKLRDEELRPQLTELIHGLIRMWRSMLKCHQKQFQAIMESKVHSLKANTGFRRDSGLKATLDLEMELMNWCSQFNNWVRSQKSYVESLNGWLLRCLLYEPEETPDGQAPFSPSRIGAPPIFVICNDWYQAMDRISEEEVAGAMSGFASTLHQLWERQDEEQRQRIKAEYTSKDFEKQLRTLRMEKGKLEHDQDALSDKTAVSKVSGSGVSPLDDLQVDLDSMKKKLEEERARHKEAIKLVHNAASSSLQSGFAPIFEALHKFTAEALKVHEEVRLDHHSGNS